In Luteolibacter arcticus, the following proteins share a genomic window:
- a CDS encoding VOC family protein, which translates to MKAKISPFLWFDHQAEEAANFYCSIFPNSKILEISRYSEAGQENHRRPPGSVMVVSFELDGQKFSALNGGPIFHFSCAVSFVVDCETQEEIDYYWEKLGAGGAPEAQQCGWLADRFGLSWQIVPAFMDKLFTDAESPGAKRAITAMMRMKKLDIAALQAAYDG; encoded by the coding sequence ATGAAAGCCAAGATCAGCCCATTCCTCTGGTTCGACCATCAGGCCGAAGAAGCCGCCAATTTCTACTGCAGCATCTTCCCCAACTCGAAGATTCTCGAGATCTCGCGCTACAGCGAGGCCGGGCAGGAGAACCATCGCCGCCCGCCGGGGTCGGTGATGGTGGTTTCCTTCGAGCTCGATGGCCAGAAATTCTCTGCGCTGAACGGCGGGCCGATCTTCCACTTCAGTTGCGCGGTGTCGTTTGTCGTCGACTGCGAGACGCAGGAGGAGATCGACTACTACTGGGAAAAGCTCGGCGCGGGCGGGGCTCCCGAGGCGCAGCAATGCGGCTGGCTGGCGGATCGCTTTGGGCTATCGTGGCAGATCGTGCCGGCCTTCATGGACAAGCTGTTCACCGACGCGGAGAGCCCGGGAGCCAAGCGAGCCATTACCGCGATGATGAGGATGAAGAAGCTCGATATCGCGGCGCTCCAAGCCGCCTACGATGGCTGA